The Candidatus Thermoplasmatota archaeon genomic sequence TCCTCGCGATCGTGCCCTCGCGCGTGCGCCGCATGATCAAGCGCGGCCTCGGCACGGACGGCGAGACGTTCCTCGCGAACGTCAAGGAAGCCGGCCCGGGCGAGATGGTGAAGACGCACCTGCGCGAGTTCCCGATCCTGCCCGCCCTCGTCGGCAAGACGATCGGCGTGCACGACGGGAAGGAGTTCAAGCGCGTCGACATCACGATGGAGATGGTCGGCCACAAGCTGGGCGAGTTCGCGCTCACCCGCAAGGCCGTGAAGCACACGGGCCCGGGCGTCGGCGCCACGCGGTCGTCCAAGTTCATGCCGCTCAAGTGAGGTGTCTCCGATGTACCGATACGCTGCTCAGAACGTCGACCCGGAGATCACCTCCCGCGCCGTCGGCAAGGACCTCCCGGTCAAGCCCAAGTTCGCGATCGAGGTCTGCCGCGCGATCCGCGGCCGCTCGGTCAAGGGCGCGAAGCTGTTCCTCGAGGACGTCGTCGCGCTCAAGCGCGCCGTGCCGTTCCGCAAGGTCCAGCGCAACATCAAGCACCAGAAG encodes the following:
- a CDS encoding 30S ribosomal protein S19; this translates as MADPNTPKKPEAPAGGIVRTPRRARKKKAALVQGRQKEVSYRGYSAEELATLGPEEVLAIVPSRVRRMIKRGLGTDGETFLANVKEAGPGEMVKTHLREFPILPALVGKTIGVHDGKEFKRVDITMEMVGHKLGEFALTRKAVKHTGPGVGATRSSKFMPLK